The nucleotide sequence TCCGCTGGGAGGGGATGCGCCCGGCATCCGCCCACGCCCGCAGCGTGGCCGGGTGCACCCCCAGCATCGCCGCCGCCTCTTTCAGAGAAAGCCACTCCCCGGTGGGATTCCTCGTTTTTCGCTTCCCCATCATCTCCCCCCTGGATCCCCCGCCTGGCAGGCTGCTTCCCCCATCACGAGCGGGGAGCCGCGACAGCTTGGCGCAGATAGGCCTCCATGAAATCGTCCAGCTCCCCGTCCAGGACCCGCTCCACCTGGCTGGTCTCGTAGTCGGTGCGATGGTCCTTGACCAACTGATAGGGATGCAACACGTAGGAGCGGATCTGGTTGCCCCACTCGGCGCTGACGTGTTCGCCCTTGAGGGCGGCGATCTCCGCCCGGCGCTTCTGCTCCTCCAGCTCCGCCAGCCGGGCCTTCAGGATCTTGAGGGCGGTCTCTTTGTTCTGGGTCTGGCTGCGCTCGTTCTGGCAGGAGACCACGATCCCCGTCGGGATGTGCCGGATGCGGACGGCCGTCTCGTTCTTCTGCATATGCTGGCCGCCCGCCGTGGAGGCCCGGAAGGTCTCGATGATGATGTCCTCCGGCCGGATGACGATCTCCGGGCTCTCCCCGATGTCCGGCCAGACCTCGACCAGGGCGAAGGACGTGTGGCGGCGGCGGGCGGCGTCGAAGGGGGAGATGCGCACCAGGCGGTGCACCCCTTTCTCCGCCTTCAGGTAGCCGTAGGCGTAGGGGCCTTTCACCAGCACCGTGGCGCTCTTGATCCCCGCCTCCTCGCCGTCCACCTTGTCCAGTAACTCGGCCTCCCAGCCCCGGCGCTCCGCCCAACGCAGATACATGCGCAACAGCATCTCCGCCCAGTCCTGGGCGTCGGTGCCGCCAGCCCCCGCGTGGATGGCCAGGATGGCATCGTGGCGGTCGTAGGGGCCGGACATCCAGACCTCGAACTGGCGGCGGCGCACCGTCTCCTCCAGGGCTTCGATCTCGCGGGCCAGCTCAGCCATCAGCGCCTCATCGCCCTCGCCCTCCGCCAGCTCCAGCAGCTCCCGGACCTCCTGAGCCCGTTGGTGTAGATGGAGCCAGTTGCGGACCTCCTCCTTCAGGCGGCCTAATCGCCTCAGCACCTCCTGCGCCTGGGCCGGCTGTTCCCAAAAATCCGGCCGGGCGGCCTCCTCCTCCAAACGCTGGATCTCCGCCTGCTTCTCCGGGATGTCAAAGACGGTCCAGAAGATCTTCCAGGGTCAGCGTCAACCCTTCCAGTCGCTCTCGCAGCTCCGTCGACATCGTCTCCCTCCCTTTCTGTGGATCTCCACCCGGCCGCCTGGCAAGGGCGGCCTTCCCCTGCTTGCTGACAAGGTTAGGGGGCGGATTTCCCCTCGATGAAGCGCGCGATGGCCTGCATGAAGGCCTTCAGGTCCCGGATCGCCGGGAGAAGCAGCGCGCGAACCTGGGCGTGATCGATGTCCCAATACAGGTGGACCAGCCGGTTCCGCCACCGGGCCATCTGCGCCATGGCTTCCGCCAGCGCCTCCGGCAGGAAACCCGCCTGCCCCAGGACCCGAAAGACCTCCGCATCGCTCTGAGGGCGCCCCAATCCCATGTAGGCGACAATGTGATGCCCGATGTCCAGCGCCGCTTCGATGGCCAACTGGAGAAAGCGCTCCGCGCTGCCGTAGCGATACGGATCCCCGCAGAAGCCCGAGCGATCCAAGGCGGCCAGCGGCTCCAGCAGCGCGAGGAACTCTTCCAGCCGAGCCATGCGATCTATCAACAAATCTCGATCGATCACCGGGCTTTCCCCCTTCCAGCGCTTCAGGGAGGTCCGGTTCAGGAGCTCCCGAAAGGGGCCCTCGTCCAGATAGGCTCGCATCGCCCGGGCTTCCCAATCCGCGCAGCGGCCGGGGTCCCGGCAGAACAGGAGCTCCCGCTCCTTTAGAAGGGCGAACCGGCGGGCCGGCGGCAGCCTGTTCAGCAAGATCAGGTCGATCTCATGGCCCGGAAGGGCCTCCTCCAACCGGGCCTGGAGATGATCCAGGAGCTCCGGGAACCGCGCGGGGGGCACATCCGGATCCACCCAGAGGGCGATGTCCACGTCGCTCAGGGCATCCGCCCGGCCGGCGGCCCAGGAGCCAACCCAATAAGCCCCGATCACCTCCGGGATGTCCACCGCCCGGATCATGGCATCCCGGGAGGGTGCCGGGATCTCGATTTCAGGCAGGCGACCCCGTCGCATCCTCAAACAGCTCCTCTACAAAGGCGTCCGCATCGAAGGGCAGCAGATCCTCCAGCCCCTCTCCCACCCCCACAAACCGCACCGGCAGGCCCAGCTCTCGGGCAATGGCGAAGACCGCGCCCCCCTTCGCCGTGCCGTCCAGCTTGGTGAGGATCAGACCGGTGACGCCCACGGCTTGATGGAACTCCCGGGCCTGCGGGAGGGCGTTCTGCCCGGTGGTGGCATCCAGCACCAGCCAGACCTCGTGGGGTGCGCCCGGGACCGCTTTCGCGGCGACCCGGCGGACCTTCTGGAGCTCCTGCATCAGGTTGTATTTGGTGTGCAGCCGGCCGGCGGTGTCCGCCAGGACCAGGTCGTAGCCCCGGGCGCGGGCGGCCTGCAGGGCGTCGAAGAGCACCGCGCCGGGATCAGCGCCGGGCTGCCCCCCGATGCAGGGCACGCCGGCCCGATCCGCCCAGATCTCCAGCTGTTCTCCCGCCGCAGCCCGGAAGGTGTCTGCTGCTGCCAGCAGCACCCGTCGGCCCTGCTGCCGGAAGCGGTGGGCCAGCTTCGCCACGGTGGTGGTCTTCCCCGAGCCATTCACCCCGACCACCAGCACCACCTCCAGGGGATCCCGCCCCAGGTTCAACGGCGGGGGATCTTTGAGCAGGGCGCGCAGCTCCGCTTTCAACATCGCCCGCAGGTCCTCCGCCCGGGTGACCCCCTCCCGGCGGACCCGCTCTCGCAGGCGATCCAGGAGCTCTTGAGCGACCCGGACGCCCACATCGGCCTGGATGAGGGCCGCCTCCAGCTCCTCCCAGAGCGCCGGCGTGATCTCGGTCGCCCCCAACAGCTGCGCGATCCGTCCGAAGGCGGCCTGGCGGGTTCGCGCCAGGCCTTCCCGCAGGGCTTGCAGCATGCTCCGCATCGATGCGTCCGCTCCTCCTGCCTGTACGATCCTCCTTCTCGAATTATATCGAAGGCCCGCCGATCCATCTATGCGGTCTCCGAAGGCGAACGGCAATATAAAATGGGAATCCCTGATGATCTTCCGGATCACGATGGGGAACGCCCGGGATGAGCGCCATGCGACGAGGGATTTCACGTGATTCTTGGGCCCGATGGATGATCTGGAACCTCGTAGCAGCCTGCGGGGTGGGGATCCTGGCCCTGTGGGGGATCGAGCGGATCTGGCCGCTGCCGCCCCTGCCCACCCCTCTCCCCACGGCCACCCCGATCCCCACCGCGACGCCCCGCCCCCCGCTGATGTATACCGTCCAGCCTGGGGATACCCTGATCGGGATCGCGGCGCGCTATGGGGTGTCCCTGGAGAGCCTGTTGCGGGCCAACGGCCTGAGCCCGGAGGCGGTCATCTATCCGGGGCAGGTGCTGCGGATCCCGGGGGAGCTCCCGGCGGCGCCGCCCCCCATCCCTTCTCCGACTCCGCTGCCATCCCCAGCGTCGGCCGCTGATGGGATCCGCCTGCGGGTTCTGGAGATCCGCGGGGTCGGGGATGTGGAGCAGGAGACCCTCGTGCTGGCGAACGAGGGAGCGACCCTCAGCCTGGCTGGCTGGCGGCTGCGGGATACGGATGGGAACCTCTTCGTCTTCCCGGCCCTCACCCTATGGACCGGCAGCCGGGTGGCGGTGCACACCCGCGCCGGGGAGAACACGGCCACGGATCTTTACTGGGGACGCGACGGGGCGGTGTGGCAACCCAGCGAACGAGGCGTTCTGGAGGACCCGGAGGGGACCGTGGTGCTGGAGTTCCGGGTCCCATAACCTCGCCCTCGGGATCGACAGCCGAGCTTACATCACCCGCCAGCACGCCACCCAGTGCTCCTGCTGCGGCGTTCCCACGTTGATCAAGGGCGGCTCCTCCCGGGCGCAGTGCGCCATCGCGACCGGGCAACGGGGATGGAAGCGGCATCCGGCGGGCGGGTTGAGCGGGCTGGGGACATCCCCCTTCAGCAGGATGCGCTCCCGCTTGAGGGTGGGATCTGGAATAGGAACGGCGGAGAGCAAAGCTTGCGTGTAAGGATGGAGCGGATTGCGATACAGCTCCTCCCGAGAGGTCAGCTCCACGATCTTCCCCAGATACATCACTGCGACGCGATCGCTGACGTGCTCAATGACGCTCAGGTTGTGGGCGATGAACAGATAGGTGAGATGGAACTCCTCCTGGAGCTCTTTCAGGAGGTTAATGATCTGGGCCTGGATGGAGACGTCCAGGGCGGAGATCGGCTCATCGCAGACGATGAACTTGGGGCGCAGGGCCAGAGCCCGGGCGATGACGATGCGCTGGCGTTGGCCTCCTGAGAACTCGTGAGGATAGCGGCGGGCGTGGTAATCCTCTAGGCCCACCTTGCGGAGGAGATCGATCACCATCTCCATGCGCTCTTTCGGTGTTCCGATCCCGTGGACGGCGAGCCCCTCGGCGATGCTCGCCCCCACCGGCATACGGGGATCCAGGGAGGAGTAAGGATCTTGGAAGATGATCTGCATGTCCCGTCGCAGGGCTTTCAGTTCGGATTTGGTGAGAGCGAAGATGTTCCTTCCCTCGAAATAGACTTCCCCGGCCGTGGGCTCGATCAGACGGAGGATCGTGCGTCCGACGGTGGTTTTCCCGCAACCGGATTCCCCGACCAGCCCCAGGGTTTCGCCGCGGCGGATGTTGAAGCTCACCCCATCCACGGCTTTCACCCAGGCCACTACGCGTTGCAGCAATCCCCGACGCACCGGGAAATATTTCTTAAGATCCCGAACCACCACCAGATCCTGATCCGCCGAGATTGTCGTGCGAGGCTGAACTTGCGTCTGCGCGATGGTCATCCGTCATCCTCCCTGTTCCGGAGATCCTTTTCGAACGTGCCGGCCGGGGGTGCTATCCGTAAAGCCAGCAACGGACCTGATGTCCGGGCTCCGTATGAAAGAGCGGGGGGATCTGCTCCAGGCAGACGTTCCCGAGCTGGGCCTGGTTCTCCACGCGGGCGCGGCAACGGGGCGCGAAACGGCAGCCCGGCGGGAGATCGATCAGGTTGGGCACCGTCCCGGGGATGGTGTCCAGGCGGGGTTTCACCACCCCCATCACCGGGATGGATCCCAGGAGCCCCCGGGTATAGGGATGCTGCGGGTTGGAGAAGATGGTGTGCACATCGGCTTCCTCGATGATCTGGCCCGCATACATCACCGCGACCCGATCGCACATCTCCGCCACGATGCCCATATCGTGCGTGATGAGGATGATGGCGGTGTGCATGCGGCGCTGGAGCTCCCGCATCAGATCCAGGATCTGGGCCTGGATGGTCACATCCAGAGCGGTGGTGGGCTCGTCGGCGATCAGCAGCTCCGGGCCCAGGGCCAGGGCCATGGCGATCATCACCCGCTGGGCCATGCCCCCGGAGAGCTCGTGAGGATAGGAGTGGGCGCGTCGCTCCGGATCCGGGATGCCCACCATCTGCAGGAGCTCAATGGCGCGGCGCCAGCCCTCCGCCCGGCTCAATCCCTCGTGGACCTGAAAAACCTCCGCGATCTGGTCACCGATTTTAAAGACCGGGTTCAGACAGCTCACCGGCT is from Thermoflexus hugenholtzii JAD2 and encodes:
- the prfB gene encoding peptide chain release factor 2 (programmed frameshift) → MSTELRERLEGLTLTLEDLLDRLDIPEKQAEIQRLEEEAARPDFWEQPAQAQEVLRRLGRLKEEVRNWLHLHQRAQEVRELLELAEGEGDEALMAELAREIEALEETVRRRQFEVWMSGPYDRHDAILAIHAGAGGTDAQDWAEMLLRMYLRWAERRGWEAELLDKVDGEEAGIKSATVLVKGPYAYGYLKAEKGVHRLVRISPFDAARRRHTSFALVEVWPDIGESPEIVIRPEDIIIETFRASTAGGQHMQKNETAVRIRHIPTGIVVSCQNERSQTQNKETALKILKARLAELEEQKRRAEIAALKGEHVSAEWGNQIRSYVLHPYQLVKDHRTDYETSQVERVLDGELDDFMEAYLRQAVAAPRS
- the hepT gene encoding type VII toxin-antitoxin system HepT family RNase toxin, giving the protein MRRGRLPEIEIPAPSRDAMIRAVDIPEVIGAYWVGSWAAGRADALSDVDIALWVDPDVPPARFPELLDHLQARLEEALPGHEIDLILLNRLPPARRFALLKERELLFCRDPGRCADWEARAMRAYLDEGPFRELLNRTSLKRWKGESPVIDRDLLIDRMARLEEFLALLEPLAALDRSGFCGDPYRYGSAERFLQLAIEAALDIGHHIVAYMGLGRPQSDAEVFRVLGQAGFLPEALAEAMAQMARWRNRLVHLYWDIDHAQVRALLLPAIRDLKAFMQAIARFIEGKSAP
- the ftsY gene encoding signal recognition particle-docking protein FtsY — its product is MRSMLQALREGLARTRQAAFGRIAQLLGATEITPALWEELEAALIQADVGVRVAQELLDRLRERVRREGVTRAEDLRAMLKAELRALLKDPPPLNLGRDPLEVVLVVGVNGSGKTTTVAKLAHRFRQQGRRVLLAAADTFRAAAGEQLEIWADRAGVPCIGGQPGADPGAVLFDALQAARARGYDLVLADTAGRLHTKYNLMQELQKVRRVAAKAVPGAPHEVWLVLDATTGQNALPQAREFHQAVGVTGLILTKLDGTAKGGAVFAIARELGLPVRFVGVGEGLEDLLPFDADAFVEELFEDATGSPA
- a CDS encoding LysM peptidoglycan-binding domain-containing protein; translated protein: MIWNLVAACGVGILALWGIERIWPLPPLPTPLPTATPIPTATPRPPLMYTVQPGDTLIGIAARYGVSLESLLRANGLSPEAVIYPGQVLRIPGELPAAPPPIPSPTPLPSPASAADGIRLRVLEIRGVGDVEQETLVLANEGATLSLAGWRLRDTDGNLFVFPALTLWTGSRVAVHTRAGENTATDLYWGRDGAVWQPSERGVLEDPEGTVVLEFRVP
- a CDS encoding ABC transporter ATP-binding protein is translated as MTIAQTQVQPRTTISADQDLVVVRDLKKYFPVRRGLLQRVVAWVKAVDGVSFNIRRGETLGLVGESGCGKTTVGRTILRLIEPTAGEVYFEGRNIFALTKSELKALRRDMQIIFQDPYSSLDPRMPVGASIAEGLAVHGIGTPKERMEMVIDLLRKVGLEDYHARRYPHEFSGGQRQRIVIARALALRPKFIVCDEPISALDVSIQAQIINLLKELQEEFHLTYLFIAHNLSVIEHVSDRVAVMYLGKIVELTSREELYRNPLHPYTQALLSAVPIPDPTLKRERILLKGDVPSPLNPPAGCRFHPRCPVAMAHCAREEPPLINVGTPQQEHWVACWRVM
- a CDS encoding ABC transporter ATP-binding protein; this encodes MALVSRDSREVLLEVRDLRTYFFTEEGVVKAVDGVSFHVRRGEILGLVGESGCGKSVTSLSIMRLITPPGRILGGEVLFDGMDLLKLPESEMVRLRGSRISMIFQQPVSCLNPVFKIGDQIAEVFQVHEGLSRAEGWRRAIELLQMVGIPDPERRAHSYPHELSGGMAQRVMIAMALALGPELLIADEPTTALDVTIQAQILDLMRELQRRMHTAIILITHDMGIVAEMCDRVAVMYAGQIIEEADVHTIFSNPQHPYTRGLLGSIPVMGVVKPRLDTIPGTVPNLIDLPPGCRFAPRCRARVENQAQLGNVCLEQIPPLFHTEPGHQVRCWLYG